GTTCGCGAACGCTCTCACCTTCACGAGCGAGGAAAAGTACGATATAATCCTGTCGAATCCGCCGTATATCACCGCCGAAGAGTACGCCGGACTGCCGCCGGACGTAGCCGCGCAGCCGGAAACCGCGCTCACCGACGGCGGCGACGGCCTGAAATACTACCGCGCGATCACAAAAAACGCCGCCGGACTGCTCCGCGAAGGCGGTATGCTCGCCTTTGAGATCGGGTTCAAGCAATACGAACCGGTCAGCGCGATGCTCTCCGGCGCCGGTTTCAGACACGTACACTGCCGCCGCGACTACGCGGGTTTGCGCCGAGTAGTATCCGGAGTGCTCTGAAAAGCGCCTGCGCCGCGTTCGCTTCCGCCGTCAGCGGCGAAGGCGGAAGCTGTCGCATTCAGTATCGTAGCATTTCGTCGCCTTTCTGCCGGTGATGCTGACGGTCACCGCTTCGCATTCGCCGCGGTTGTTATAAGCGCACCCTTCAGCGTCGCACCCGATATCCGTTGCCGGCTCGGCGTCGAACGCGTTGATCGAGTTTTTGGCGAACATCTTTCTTTCGCCGAACGACATACAGCAGGTCTCGCCGCAGTTCGTCGCCGTCTTGCCGGCCACGTCCACCTTCGGCAGGCAGCATTGCAGGTTTTCGTTATTAACGCAGGTCCTTACGCCGCATCTGAGATTTGTCATATTGTTTCCTCCCGCATTTTTGATACTATCATTATCTGCCGTTCGCGGCGCATTATACCTCTTTGGAGTGATTGTTTTGAAAGACACGCTTTGGCTTGACGACGCGAAAAGCGCGCTGGTCATAATCGACCAGACGCTGCTCCCGAACGAGGAGTATTTCGCGGAGCTGACGACTACGGACGAGATCGCCGACGCGATAAAACGTCTGCGCGTACGCGGAGCGCCCGCGATAGGAGTCGCCGCCGCCTGCGGCGCCTACCTCGCCGCGAAAAAGGCGCTGCGCGAAGGCGCCGATTTCTACCCCGCCGTGCGCGGCGATATCGCGATCCTCGCCGCTTCGCGCCCGACGGCGCATAATCTCTTCTGGGCGCTGGAGCGTATGGAAAAAGCGCTCGCGTCATCGGATTCGCCCGCCGCTTCCGTCGCCGCGATGAAGGCCGAGGCGGAGCGCGTCATCGACGAGGATATCGCCTCCTGCACCGCGATAGGCGAATACGGCGCTCCGCTTTTCACCGACGGAATGCGCGTGCTTACGCACTGCAACGCAGGACGGCTCGCCGCCGTCCGCTACGGCACCGCGCTCGCGCCGATCTACCGCGCCGCCGAAAAGGGCGTCAGGCTCAAGGTCTACGCCGACGAAACGCGTCCGCTCCTTCAGGGAGCGCGGCTGACCGCCTACGAGCTCTGCTCCGCCGGTATCGACTGCACCCTGCTCTGCGACAACATGGCCGCCGGACTGATGGCCAAAGGAGAAATCGACGCGGTTATAGTCGGCGGCGACAGAGTCGCGGCGAACGGCGATACCGCCAATAAAACGGGCACGCTCTCCGTCGCGGTCGCTGCAAAGCATTTCGGCATACCCTTTTACGTTGCCGTCCCGTATTCGACGATAGATCCGTCCTGCGCAACGGGAAATGATATAGTCATCGAACAGCGTTCGCCCGGCGAGGTCACGACGCTGTGGTACGATAAGCCGATGGCGCCCGACGGCGTAAAGGTTTATAACCCCGCCTTCGACGTCGCTCCCGGCGAGCTCATAACCGCGATAATAACCGACCGCGGACTGCTCCGCCCGCCGTATCGTTTCTAATCCGAAAGCGTGAT
The genomic region above belongs to Clostridia bacterium and contains:
- the mtnA gene encoding S-methyl-5-thioribose-1-phosphate isomerase, producing the protein MIVLKDTLWLDDAKSALVIIDQTLLPNEEYFAELTTTDEIADAIKRLRVRGAPAIGVAAACGAYLAAKKALREGADFYPAVRGDIAILAASRPTAHNLFWALERMEKALASSDSPAASVAAMKAEAERVIDEDIASCTAIGEYGAPLFTDGMRVLTHCNAGRLAAVRYGTALAPIYRAAEKGVRLKVYADETRPLLQGARLTAYELCSAGIDCTLLCDNMAAGLMAKGEIDAVIVGGDRVAANGDTANKTGTLSVAVAAKHFGIPFYVAVPYSTIDPSCATGNDIVIEQRSPGEVTTLWYDKPMAPDGVKVYNPAFDVAPGELITAIITDRGLLRPPYRF
- a CDS encoding DUF1540 domain-containing protein → MTNLRCGVRTCVNNENLQCCLPKVDVAGKTATNCGETCCMSFGERKMFAKNSINAFDAEPATDIGCDAEGCAYNNRGECEAVTVSITGRKATKCYDTECDSFRLRR